The Bacteroidia bacterium genome contains a region encoding:
- a CDS encoding DoxX family protein, whose protein sequence is MRTFFTWISLWLCGIWFIISGFVKVVDPVAFSRKLDEYFHKVFHLPFLEAYSVGLAMFISVLEVALGAAMLVGFRMRITAWVTLLLMLYFTFLTGYSAITGAVKNCGCFGEAIKFTPKQSFVKDLILMIFVGWIFKQRKEILPYLKNEVWVNFTVVIFTVVSGWITIYSYRNLPLIEFHEYKNGNPFPVTGIEKDLSKGNYLIIILDVKKPIPQWNSLEKLALYEKANYTVIGLSGEVKAEINFFNDVKKPHFPIYSTDKDLLKTMIRSFPSCVLIKDNVILRKWGAFHIPTPEQVNKLLEVG, encoded by the coding sequence ATGCGCACCTTTTTTACTTGGATAAGCTTGTGGCTCTGCGGAATTTGGTTCATTATATCAGGCTTTGTAAAAGTAGTAGATCCTGTAGCTTTTAGCCGCAAATTAGATGAGTATTTTCATAAAGTGTTTCATTTGCCGTTTTTAGAAGCCTATTCTGTTGGATTGGCTATGTTTATCTCGGTTTTAGAGGTTGCTCTAGGTGCAGCTATGTTAGTAGGCTTTAGGATGAGAATAACAGCTTGGGTTACTTTGCTGCTTATGCTCTACTTTACATTTTTAACAGGATATTCAGCAATTACGGGAGCGGTTAAAAATTGCGGATGCTTTGGCGAAGCAATCAAGTTTACACCTAAACAATCTTTTGTCAAAGACCTAATTCTAATGATTTTTGTAGGATGGATATTCAAGCAACGTAAAGAAATTTTGCCATACCTCAAAAATGAAGTATGGGTCAATTTTACCGTAGTGATATTCACAGTAGTAAGTGGTTGGATAACTATCTATTCATACAGAAACCTGCCTTTGATTGAATTTCATGAATATAAAAACGGAAATCCCTTTCCTGTAACAGGTATAGAAAAAGATTTGTCCAAAGGAAATTATTTGATTATCATTTTAGATGTTAAAAAGCCCATTCCACAGTGGAATAGCTTAGAGAAATTAGCTTTGTATGAAAAAGCAAACTACACAGTAATAGGTCTATCAGGTGAAGTAAAAGCCGAAATCAATTTTTTTAATGATGTAAAAAAACCGCATTTTCCTATATATAGCACAGATAAAGATTTGCTCAAAACTATGATACGTTCATTTCCCAGCTGTGTGCTAATCAAAGACAATGTAATTCTAAGAAAATGGGGTGCTTTTCACATTCCCACTCCTGAGCAAGTTAATAAGTTGCTAGAAGTAGGCTAA
- a CDS encoding sigma-70 family RNA polymerase sigma factor — MLSEAEIIERLKNKDTSVVQYLYDHYSAVLYGIVLHIVKNETLAEDVLQEVFLKIWHNADSYDPRKGKLYTWMLNVARNSAIDITRGKNFKKNQKNQSFESNVEYLESKNTTAIPIEQIGVKELVHQLEDSYKMIIEKVYFEGYTLADAAKELGIPLGTLKTRLNAALQLLRKKV; from the coding sequence TTGTTATCAGAAGCAGAAATCATAGAGCGGCTAAAAAACAAAGATACTAGCGTGGTACAGTATCTATACGACCATTATAGTGCTGTACTTTATGGTATAGTTCTTCACATTGTAAAGAACGAAACATTAGCTGAAGATGTACTGCAAGAGGTTTTCTTGAAAATTTGGCACAATGCTGATTCTTATGACCCTAGAAAAGGCAAACTGTACACATGGATGCTTAATGTTGCTCGCAATTCAGCTATTGATATTACACGTGGAAAAAATTTCAAAAAAAATCAAAAAAACCAAAGCTTTGAAAGTAACGTAGAATATTTAGAAAGTAAAAACACTACCGCTATACCTATTGAACAAATAGGAGTAAAAGAGTTAGTCCATCAGTTAGAGGATTCGTATAAAATGATTATCGAAAAAGTATACTTTGAGGGGTACACGTTAGCAGACGCTGCCAAAGAATTAGGTATTCCATTAGGAACCTTAAAAACAAGATTAAACGCGGCATTACAACTTTTAAGGAAGAAGGTATGA
- a CDS encoding anti-sigma factor, with translation MKTVQEIIDSGVLEEYVLGLLSEAESREVEQYMLQYPEIQNIVFELQESLFQYSLQYQKTPNPALKEKILSKIYQIEDKNSEPKRIVLPLLYVLSLIAGVFAITFAILWQNEVKNSKNLHKQVAQLRDEHRNCESKYKDLKKNYESLITSDKGYRAVAKLCNSKTNLCLATIYWDYASKQAYYRIEAFPALPDNKVYRLWYIANKKPIDAGILKNTQKDSGLKSIELMHRDVEAFAVTLEEKAGEYRASPPRPEEIFIYTPITQENKK, from the coding sequence ATGAAAACAGTGCAAGAAATTATAGATAGTGGAGTTTTAGAGGAATATGTGCTGGGCTTGCTCTCCGAAGCAGAAAGTCGGGAAGTAGAGCAGTATATGCTACAATATCCTGAAATTCAAAATATTGTTTTTGAACTTCAAGAAAGCCTTTTTCAATACAGCTTGCAATATCAAAAAACTCCTAATCCTGCGCTAAAAGAGAAAATCTTATCAAAAATTTATCAAATAGAAGATAAAAATTCTGAACCAAAAAGAATTGTCTTGCCACTATTGTATGTATTGAGTTTAATAGCTGGCGTTTTTGCTATTACTTTCGCTATTCTATGGCAAAATGAAGTAAAAAACAGTAAAAATTTACACAAACAAGTAGCTCAATTGAGAGATGAACACCGTAACTGTGAAAGTAAGTATAAAGACCTCAAAAAAAACTACGAAAGCTTGATTACAAGCGATAAAGGCTACCGTGCCGTAGCAAAATTATGTAATTCTAAAACTAATCTTTGTTTGGCTACTATTTATTGGGATTATGCTAGCAAGCAAGCTTACTACCGAATTGAAGCATTCCCTGCTTTACCTGACAATAAAGTGTATCGTTTATGGTACATAGCCAATAAAAAACCTATTGACGCAGGTATTCTCAAAAATACTCAAAAAGACAGTGGTTTAAAATCTATTGAACTTATGCATCGCGATGTGGAAGCTTTTGCAGTAACCCTTGAAGAAAAAGCAGGAGAATACAGAGCTAGTCCCCCTAGACCCGAGGAAATCTTTATTTACACGCCTATTACACAGGAAAACAAAAAATAA
- a CDS encoding iron-sulfur cluster assembly accessory protein yields the protein MENPVVEKTITSPIKITDNALKEIKNIIAQKNVPEGYGLRVGVQGGGCAGLSYQLGFDKPREHDHQYEVGGLLVIVDKRHLLYLVGVEIDFQDGLNARGFTFNNPNAKTTCGCGSSFSTH from the coding sequence ATGGAAAATCCAGTAGTAGAAAAAACTATAACTTCGCCTATCAAAATTACAGATAATGCATTGAAAGAGATAAAAAATATCATTGCTCAAAAAAATGTACCCGAAGGCTATGGATTACGGGTAGGAGTGCAAGGTGGGGGATGTGCTGGGCTATCTTATCAATTAGGTTTTGACAAACCTCGTGAGCATGATCACCAATATGAAGTAGGGGGATTATTAGTTATCGTAGACAAACGCCATTTGCTTTACCTTGTAGGAGTAGAAATAGATTTTCAAGATGGCTTGAACGCAAGAGGTTTCACTTTTAATAACCCTAACGCGAAAACCACTTGCGGCTGTGGAAGCTCATTCTCAACCCACTAA
- a CDS encoding aminotransferase class V-fold PLP-dependent enzyme: MNKREFLQIITSMGLTTAFWQDLAAFDTNQEYQTLSRLSNDEEKFWKHIRSLYELKPDYINLENGWYNIIPKPILKAYFEEIHKLNLEGTYYMRTRLFDDNIEVRKQLAQLVGCSYEELIITRNTTESIDTVIAGIDWKPGDEVVFNTQEYPAMIDMFKVQARRYGIVNKIISIPNDPKNDEEIVNLYEKAITPKTRMILVSHIINITGHILPVKKICDMARERGIFTIVDGAHAVAHFDFKISDLNCDAYASSLHKWLSVPLGAGMLYLRKDKIKEIWCLFGETAYPDDDIRKLNHIGTHPAHTVLTIPASIQFYQKIGAKRKENRLRYIQEYWTSKVREIPNILLNTPSQSHRACGIANVGIKHIKPADLAKILLQKYKIWTVAIDHPEVQGVRITPNVFTTTEELDKLVSALIELSKK; encoded by the coding sequence ATGAATAAGAGAGAATTTTTACAAATTATCACCAGCATGGGACTTACTACTGCCTTTTGGCAGGATTTAGCAGCGTTTGACACTAATCAAGAGTATCAAACTCTATCTCGTCTATCCAATGATGAAGAAAAGTTTTGGAAACACATTCGCAGCCTATATGAACTCAAACCAGATTACATTAACCTTGAAAATGGCTGGTATAATATCATTCCCAAACCCATTCTTAAAGCTTATTTTGAAGAGATACATAAACTAAATCTCGAAGGTACGTATTACATGCGCACGCGCCTATTTGATGATAATATTGAAGTTCGCAAACAACTAGCACAGTTAGTAGGCTGCTCTTATGAAGAGCTAATTATTACCCGTAATACCACAGAATCTATTGACACTGTTATTGCAGGAATAGATTGGAAACCTGGGGATGAAGTGGTTTTTAACACACAAGAGTATCCTGCAATGATAGACATGTTCAAGGTTCAAGCACGTAGATATGGAATTGTGAATAAAATAATTTCAATTCCCAATGACCCTAAAAATGACGAAGAAATAGTAAACCTGTATGAAAAAGCCATTACTCCGAAAACTCGTATGATATTAGTTAGCCATATCATCAACATCACAGGACATATTTTACCTGTCAAAAAAATTTGTGATATGGCAAGGGAAAGAGGAATTTTTACTATTGTAGATGGTGCGCATGCCGTAGCTCATTTTGATTTCAAAATTTCCGACCTCAATTGTGATGCGTATGCTTCTAGTTTGCATAAATGGCTAAGCGTTCCTTTGGGAGCAGGTATGTTATATTTACGCAAAGATAAGATAAAAGAAATTTGGTGTTTATTTGGTGAAACGGCTTACCCTGATGATGATATCCGCAAACTTAACCATATCGGCACACATCCTGCACACACGGTTTTGACTATCCCTGCCAGCATACAGTTTTACCAAAAAATAGGAGCAAAACGAAAAGAAAATCGATTACGTTATATCCAAGAGTACTGGACCTCAAAAGTAAGAGAGATACCCAACATTCTTCTTAATACCCCTTCTCAAAGTCATAGAGCATGCGGCATTGCGAACGTAGGTATAAAACACATTAAACCTGCTGACTTAGCCAAAATTCTACTTCAAAAATACAAAATATGGACTGTAGCCATAGATCATCCCGAAGTGCAAGGAGTGCGAATTACCCCTAACGTATTCACTACCACAGAAGAACTAGACAAACTAGTATCCGCCCTTATTGAACTAAGCAAAAAGTAA